From a region of the Etheostoma cragini isolate CJK2018 chromosome 22, CSU_Ecrag_1.0, whole genome shotgun sequence genome:
- the nktr gene encoding NK-tumor recognition protein isoform X3, with protein MANRGKDTNGSQFFITTRTAPHLDGVHVVFGLVISGFEVIKKVEGLKTDSASRPYADVRVIDCGQLITKSANDVLESKRKRTSDSSDSSLDSHDSSSQFSSSGGSENESDEKQKHHKHKGHAKSKRSKKKRRESKKEKNIDVLPSFHSPVEREMMQGDDEGEEEKEQSGRREKPVVRPEEIPPVPENRFLLRRDMPSQEDKTEIVEKEETSLATDQKPAVSKSGRKIKGRGTMRYHTPTRSKSRSASVEERGSSETPPHWKEEMKRTKVYQPPSIERWSKGDKLNDHSSCRWEDRSDSAWSRSAEHSSDRSSERSSLHRQHKKEKKKAKHKKKAKKRKHGKKKSSKNKPQMPRLSSVGERSGSSERKSRRSRSLSRSSSNQHHSSTRRRQRSSLSFRDSRSYSRSYTSSQSRSRGRSRSYSRSRSLSRSRSRSLSRSRSQSYSRSRSRSRYRSRSLSPPRKKSPSRSQRKRKASKPNADAMMSEKLPESKVKPVHRLSSVPTTESVPVIPMSDSPPPSRWKPGQKPWKPSYIHIQEIKAKVASSSSTVQTVASVTEKASVKPKVLPGDSESHKSAGRSHSRSSRSKSCSRSYSRSKSKSYSRSRSRSPHQYNSRSSSISKPDSENAQKTCVNKRSSLDKEWKEYYSSLRRIKNLDKYISLPSSQDAQSASEKEHSPDISVSGRSGSLEKGGSQDQETKHYSSMLPESFNSKSEWDSDSDKVGQSNSAKQKQAVQSSKSLDKKVSAPTGWNSESDSENITARTLAISEKEEGEASSESEYETIKKTSEAVTVLERKTAAAASGQPEESGEKAAEPEKHRSKKKAKRKHKHKRRSENKSSSHHSKDKGKRLKRQHQKLKESFHWQPPLEFGEEEEEDESKREKHSPGRVVKERPGLGIVSKKMTSEKEQPQQSAKECINKNPKHTDPHLQSSNRNGANLPKEQESLDDMDICTPEHDAEIVEPLHTLDAYYNSPELTLKSTSKSSDMASGDRALPPSKEQPSVTSTTTAGLQEEAATGQPVGTVIHFKWRPLKGMSALQNLNVPPVTTKNVQLQENQTPNQQGVRMEIKSKSRVRPGSLFDEVRKTARLYQRPRNQESSSEERSTSVGNTRGTSRTRSQKKSRSISSHRSRSRGWSHSYSRSRSRSRSSSSSTRSRSRSLRRRGRGRSRSRSSTYRSYRSHSRTYSRSHSRSRSHHRRRRSRSDSSDSYSSRSASRRRGRRRSDSYRSSDRRSRSYRSSSRSSSRSRSHSRSSRYS; from the exons ATGGCCAATCGTGGGAAGGACACCAATGGTTCGCAGTTTTTCAT CACGACCAGAACAGCACCTCATCTCGACGG AGTCCATGTCGTCTTTGGTCTGGTGATCTCCGGCTTTGAAGTGATAAAGAAGGTCGAGGGGCTGAAGACTGATTCAGCCAGCAGACCCTACGCTGATGTGAGAGTGATAGACTGCGGACAACTTATCACCAAGTCCGCTAATGATG TTCTTGAAAGCAAGAGGAAAAGAACCTCTGATTCTTCGGACTCGTCCCTCGATTCCCATGACTCGTCCTCTCAGTTCTCCTCTTCAGGGGGATCTGAAAATGAATCGgatgaaaagcaaaaacatcacAAGCACAAGGGACATGCAAAGAGTAAACGgtctaaaaagaaaaggagggaatcaaagaaggagaaaaacattgatgttctgccaag CTTTCACAGTCCTGTGGAAAGAGAGATGATGCAGGGAGACGATgaaggggaggaagagaaggagcagagtgggaggagagagaagccGGTAGTCCGACCAGAGGAAATCCCTCCGGTGCCAGAGAATCGCTTCTTGCTGCGACGGGACATGCCATCTCAGGAAGATAAAACGGAGAT AGTTGAGAAAGAAGAAACATCTCTTGCAACTGACCAGAAACCAGCAGTCTCCAAGTCTGGACGGAAGATTAAAGGCAGAGGAACAATG cGATATCACACCCCCACAAGGTCTAAATCGCGCTCTGCATCTGTGGAAGAACGTGGTAGCAGTGAAACTCCACCACACTGGAAAGAAGAGATGAAGCGAACCAAAGTTTATCAACCCCCAAGCATCGAGAGGTGGAGCAAAGGAGACAA ATTGAATGACCATTCCTCATGCAGATGGGAGGACAGAAGCGACTCTGCATGGTCCCGGTCTGCAGAACACTCCTCAGACCGCAGCTCTGAGAGGTCCAGCCTGCACCGCCAAcacaagaaagagaagaagaaagccaAACACAAGAAGAAAGCCAAAAAACGGAAGCATGGCAAGAAGAAGAGCTCTAAGAACAAGCCACAAATGCCTCGTCTGTCGTCTGTGGGTGAAAGGTCAGGGTCTTCAGAACGAAAGTCCAGAAGATCCCGCTCTCTATCACGCTCCTCTTCAAATCAGCATCATTCGTCAACTCGGAGGAGACAGCGGTCCTCGCTGTCTTTCAGAGACTCACGTTCCTACTCTAGGTCTTACACATCCAGTCAGTCCAGATCTAGAGGGCGGTCCAGGTCTTATTCAAGATCCAGAAGCCTTTCTAGGTCCAGAAGTCGGTCTTTGTCTAGATCCAGATCTCAGTCCTATTCTCGATCCCGGTCTAGATCTAGGTACAGATCTAGGTCTTTGTCTCCACCCAGAAAGAAGAGTCCATCCAGATcccagagaaagaggaaagccAGCAAGCCCAATGCGGACGCCATGATGTCAGAGAAACTTCCAGAGAGCAAAGTCAAACCTGTCCATAGACTGTCAAGTGTCCCAACTACTGAAAGTGTCCCTGTGATCCCAATGAGCGACAGTCCCCCACCCTCACGCTGGAAACCTGGTCAAAAGCCCTGGAAACCCTCTTACATCCACATTCAGGAGATTAAAGCTAAAGTAGCTTCTAGCTCCTCCACTGTACAAACAGTAGCTAGTGTTACAGAAAAAGCTTCTGTTAAACCAAAGGTTCTGCCAGGTGACTCTGAAAGCCACAAATCGGCAGGGCGCTCACACAGCAGGTCCTCAAGAAGCAAGTCCTGCAGCCGCTCATACAGCCGCTCAAAGAGCAAAAGTTACAGTAGGTCCAGGTCCAGATCCCCTCACCAGTATAACAGCAGGTCATCCTCCATCAGCAAACCAGACTCTGAAAACGCCCAGAAAACGTGTGTCAACAAGAGGAGTTCACTAGACAAGGAATGGAAAGAGTATTACAGCTCTCTGAGGAGGATAAAAAATTTAGACAAGTACATTTCACTCCCCAGCAGTCAAGATGCTCAGTCAGCATCAGAGAAAGAGCATAGTCCTGATATCAGTGTCTCAGGGAGAAGTGGCTCCTTGGAGAAAGGGGGCTCACAGGATCAAGAGACAAAGCATTACAGCTCAATGCTGCCGGAGAGCTTTAATAGCAAGTCTGAATGGGATAGTGACAGTGATAAAGTTGGCCAAAGCAACAGTGCAAAGCAGAAACAAGCAGTTCAGTCCAGTAAATCTCTTGACAAAAAGGTGTCTGCTCCTACTGGATGGAATTCAGAAAGTGATTCAGAAAATATAACCGCCAGGACATTGGCCATATCtgaaaaagaggaaggggaggcTAGTTCCGAATCAGAATATGAGACTATCAAAAAGACGTCTGAGGCAGTGACTGTGCTGGAACgcaaaactgctgctgctgcttctggtCAGCCGGAGGAAAGTGGGGAAAAGGCCGCAGAGCCAGAGAAGCACAGGAGCAAGAAGAAGGCTAAACGTAAGCATAAACACAAGAGAAGAAGTGAGAACAAAAGCAGTTCCCATCACAGTAAGGACAAAGGAAAGAGATTGAAGAGACAACATCAGAAGCTCAAAGAATCATTTCACTGGCAGCCTCCTTTAGAGTTcggggaggaggaagaagaggatgaaTCAAAACGAGAGAAACATAGTCCTGGTAGAGTTGTCAAAGAAAGGCCTGGTTTAGGcattgtgagtaaaaaaatgACTAGCGAAAAAGAGCAGCCACAACAGAGTGCAAAAGAATGTATcaacaaaaacccaaaacacactGACCCTCATCTTCAGTCATCCAACAGGAACGGTGCTAATTTACCGAAAGAGCAAGAGTCCTTAGATGATATGGACATTTGTACCCCGGAGCATGATGCTGAAATTGTAGAACCTCTACACACACTGGATGCTTACTATAACTCCCCTGAATTAACTCTAAAATCTACCTCGAAGTCTTCAGATATGGCAAGTGGAGATCGTGCTTTACCTCCTAGCAAAGAACAACCGTCTGTTACCTCCACAACAACAGCTGGACTTCAAGAAGAAGCAGCCACTGGCCAACCTGTTGGCACTGTAATTCATTTCAAATGGAGGCCTTTAAAGGGAATGTCAGCTCTACAGAACCTGAATGTGCCGCCCGTCACCACAAAAAACGTCCAACTTCAAGAGAACCAGACCCCCAACCAGCAGGGAGTAAGAATGGAGATAAAAAGCAAAAGCCGGGTCCGACCGGGATCTCTGTTTGACGAGGTTCGTAAGACCGCACGGCTCTACCAGAGGCCGAGGAACCAGGAGAGCTCCAGCGAGGAGAGATCCACCTCTGTGGGAAATACAAGGGGAACGTCACGCACACGATCCCAGAAGAAGTCGCGCTCCATTTCAAGTCACCGGTCCCGCTCCAGAGGCTGGTCACATTCCTACAGCCGGTCCAGGAGCAGGTCCCGCAGCTCCAGCTCCTCTACCAG GAGTCGTAGCAGGAGTCTGCGGAGACGTGGAAGAGGACGGTCGCGCTCTCGTAGCAGCACATATCGAAGTTACAGGAGTCACAG tcGGACGTACAGTAGAAGTCATTCCAGAAGTCGCTCCCATCATCGCCGTCGGAGATCCAG GTCCGATTCCTCCGACAGTTACTCAAGTCGGAGTGCGAGCAGGAGACGAGGACGCAGACGAAGTGACAGCTACAGGAGCTCGGACCGCCGATCCCG GTCGTACCGCTCATCCAGCCGCAGTTCTTCCAGGAGCAGAAGTCACAGTCGCAGCAGTCGGTACAGTTGA